A part of Thermococcus sp. SY098 genomic DNA contains:
- the hcp gene encoding hydroxylamine reductase, whose amino-acid sequence MAIRVPETFDMLCNQCSMSLAGGCTIRGVCGKDPDLNSLQEALLYGIKGTSAYYYHALEVGYDDPRIGHFLAEALYSTLTNVNFDKNRFLELVLENGRVHLEAMKLLDKAYVETFGRPEPVEVPTGTAEGHGILVTGHSYKALYELLRQIEEMGLEEELKVYTHAEMFPAHAYPELRKFKALYGNWGGSWLYQKKEFAEFPGVILGTSNCVQQPTKAYADRIFTVGIAGLEGVPHIEDYNFEPLIKRALETPKMQAYDGGKLLTGFHHTNVLAMRDKLIELIQEGKIRHIFVVGGCDTPHKGMGYYERLTELIPKDALILSAACGKFRYNARDYGTIEGIPRFLDFGQCNNVYSIIEIAIALANELGTDVNSLPVSIVLSWMEQKAIAILYSLLYLGIKGIYIGPKPPEFMTPNVFEILRRQFDLRLISDPERDLREMLNKGVKIEEGSALAEELD is encoded by the coding sequence ATGGCGATACGCGTTCCGGAAACGTTTGATATGCTCTGCAACCAGTGCTCGATGAGTTTGGCGGGAGGGTGTACTATAAGGGGAGTCTGCGGCAAAGACCCCGACCTCAACTCGCTCCAGGAGGCCCTGCTCTACGGCATAAAGGGAACCTCCGCTTACTACTACCACGCCCTTGAGGTCGGCTACGACGACCCGAGGATAGGCCACTTTTTGGCTGAGGCCCTCTACTCGACGCTCACCAACGTCAACTTTGACAAGAACCGCTTCCTTGAGCTCGTCCTTGAGAACGGAAGGGTCCACCTTGAGGCCATGAAGCTCCTCGATAAAGCCTACGTTGAGACCTTCGGAAGGCCTGAGCCCGTTGAAGTCCCGACCGGAACTGCGGAAGGACACGGTATACTCGTCACCGGCCACAGCTACAAAGCCCTTTATGAGCTCCTGAGACAGATCGAGGAGATGGGCCTTGAGGAGGAGCTCAAAGTCTACACCCACGCGGAGATGTTTCCAGCACATGCATACCCCGAGCTGAGGAAGTTCAAAGCCCTCTACGGTAACTGGGGAGGTTCATGGCTCTACCAGAAGAAGGAATTTGCGGAGTTCCCGGGCGTCATTCTGGGAACAAGCAACTGTGTCCAGCAGCCCACGAAGGCTTACGCCGATAGAATCTTCACCGTTGGAATAGCGGGCCTTGAGGGGGTCCCCCACATAGAGGACTACAACTTCGAGCCGCTCATAAAGCGTGCCCTTGAGACGCCGAAGATGCAGGCTTACGACGGCGGAAAGCTCCTCACCGGCTTCCACCACACCAACGTTTTGGCAATGAGGGACAAGCTGATAGAGCTAATCCAGGAGGGCAAGATAAGGCACATCTTCGTCGTGGGCGGCTGTGATACACCGCACAAGGGCATGGGCTACTACGAGAGGCTCACCGAGCTGATTCCAAAGGATGCGCTGATACTCTCCGCTGCATGCGGCAAGTTCCGCTACAACGCGAGGGACTACGGCACCATTGAGGGCATTCCAAGGTTCCTCGACTTCGGTCAGTGTAACAACGTGTACTCAATAATCGAGATTGCAATAGCACTCGCGAACGAGCTCGGAACCGACGTGAACTCCCTGCCGGTGAGCATAGTCCTGAGCTGGATGGAGCAGAAAGCCATAGCGATACTCTACTCGCTCCTCTACCTGGGAATCAAGGGCATCTACATCGGACCAAAGCCGCCGGAGTTCATGACTCCCAACGTGTTTGAAATCCTCAGGAGGCAGTTTGACCTCAGATTAATAAGCGATCCAGAAAGAGATTTAAGAGAGATGCTCAACAAAGGCGTAAAAATAGAAGAAGGCTCCGCCCTTGCAGAGGAGCTCGACTGA
- a CDS encoding sulfurtransferase TusA family protein, whose product MIKINVIGKECPIPLNEFRKALRKAKVGEIIEIVGTHELSKGEIALAADETGQEILEIDEKDGVWRIVVKKVR is encoded by the coding sequence ATGATAAAGATCAATGTCATCGGAAAGGAATGCCCAATTCCGCTTAATGAATTCAGAAAGGCGTTGAGAAAAGCCAAGGTTGGAGAAATAATTGAAATTGTCGGAACTCATGAGCTAAGCAAGGGGGAGATAGCACTGGCAGCAGACGAAACTGGGCAGGAAATCCTTGAAATTGATGAGAAGGACGGTGTTTGGAGAATTGTTGTAAAAAAGGTGAGATAA
- a CDS encoding transcriptional regulator → MKINAFEVASKYVYPSLRRRLVEILYRDHKLTQTQVAELLHITQSAVSRYLRMNRGSFIDISNFQDIDHYLKELADKIIKEKLTEYQIHAELVEIALKMLGKGYLCPIHEKIDPELDPSKCRICIDLFG, encoded by the coding sequence ATGAAGATAAATGCTTTCGAAGTTGCCTCAAAGTATGTATATCCTTCACTTAGGAGGAGATTAGTTGAGATTCTGTACAGAGATCATAAATTGACTCAAACTCAGGTCGCTGAACTTCTACATATTACCCAATCGGCTGTTTCAAGGTATTTAAGAATGAACAGGGGAAGTTTTATTGACATCTCTAACTTTCAGGATATAGATCATTACCTGAAAGAACTTGCAGATAAAATAATAAAAGAAAAGCTTACAGAATACCAGATACATGCAGAACTCGTTGAAATTGCCCTTAAAATGCTTGGGAAAGGTTATCTCTGCCCTATTCATGAGAAGATTGATCCTGAATTAGATCCATCAAAATGCAGGATATGCATAGATTTATTCGGATAG
- a CDS encoding iron-sulfur cluster assembly scaffold protein, which produces MERFNGRKWDEKKRIGYSRKVLYYFLHPKNVGEIENPSVTAKAGSPACGDMIKLYLKIENDKIVDAKFRSYGCAANIATASVLTEMIIGKTVEEAKKIKFKDIVEELGGLPQIKYHCAVLAAEGLKQALAKWDVITGRRQIDEKFVKLILAAVIDPLTGESVLKGDKYKGCRIEGKKVKIMLNIPKNSPEAEVFEEQIREAFEGLDVDLEIEFTES; this is translated from the coding sequence ATGGAAAGATTTAATGGCAGGAAATGGGACGAGAAAAAGAGGATAGGCTACTCAAGAAAGGTTCTTTACTATTTTCTTCATCCAAAAAATGTTGGGGAAATAGAGAATCCAAGCGTCACGGCAAAAGCTGGCAGTCCAGCATGTGGAGACATGATAAAGCTCTATTTAAAGATTGAAAATGATAAAATAGTTGATGCCAAATTTAGGAGCTATGGTTGTGCTGCAAATATTGCAACTGCTTCAGTGCTTACGGAAATGATCATAGGAAAGACTGTTGAAGAAGCTAAGAAAATTAAATTTAAAGATATCGTGGAGGAGCTCGGAGGTCTGCCTCAGATCAAATATCACTGTGCAGTTTTAGCAGCTGAAGGACTTAAGCAGGCATTGGCTAAATGGGATGTTATTACGGGAAGAAGACAGATCGATGAGAAATTTGTCAAACTTATTCTTGCAGCGGTTATTGACCCGCTTACTGGGGAAAGTGTTCTTAAGGGGGATAAGTATAAGGGATGCAGGATTGAAGGCAAAAAAGTTAAGATAATGCTTAATATTCCAAAAAACAGTCCAGAGGCTGAAGTTTTCGAAGAACAGATAAGAGAAGCTTTTGAAGGACTTGATGTTGATTTAGAGATTGAATTTACGGAATCATGA
- a CDS encoding DUF1858 domain-containing protein yields the protein MEIKAVLDLRGLNPPEPAVRIVEALKDLKEGEGIEAIGDKPFKGIISKLEEAGYRHELKKAGDAYILRIWNDGSAKEISGLDDVECAKEIEINENTNVGMLIERYPEALEVLIEYGFTPLKDETLRRTLARTITLKEAKELGNLSDEKFRELLEKLKKLKE from the coding sequence ATGGAGATTAAAGCTGTGCTGGACCTGAGGGGGCTAAACCCTCCGGAACCCGCTGTGAGGATAGTTGAGGCATTGAAGGATCTGAAAGAAGGAGAGGGGATCGAGGCAATAGGCGACAAGCCCTTTAAAGGTATCATTTCAAAGCTTGAGGAAGCGGGCTATAGACACGAGCTGAAAAAAGCTGGAGATGCCTACATCTTGAGGATATGGAACGATGGGAGTGCCAAGGAAATTTCAGGACTTGATGATGTGGAGTGCGCAAAAGAAATCGAGATAAACGAGAACACAAACGTCGGGATGCTCATAGAGAGGTATCCTGAAGCTCTTGAAGTACTCATCGAGTACGGCTTCACCCCACTCAAAGATGAGACCCTGAGAAGGACCCTTGCAAGGACAATAACACTAAAAGAAGCCAAAGAACTGGGCAATCTTTCGGATGAGAAGTTCAGGGAACTATTAGAAAAGCTTAAAAAATTGAAAGAATGA
- a CDS encoding cysteine desulfurase family protein, translating to MVIYLDNANTTKPDPEVIKVMLEYFEKKYGTPGGEFGHVFDEESREAVEKAREIIAREINASPEEIIFVSDETEADNLAIKGIAWAKSKGKVLASKIERKAILNTIKRLGEWGFETYEVSVDREGFINLDDLQGNLKDAILLATHLGNFEIGTIQDIKAISEIVHDKGALFYLDANHAFGKVKIDVKKLDVDLMSITAHLIHGPKGIAALYIRDGVKLKPLLDGDVRERGIRPGMINVPAIAGFGKAVELINYDDAKRMAKLRDKLIDLLLGIPDTKLNGPRGEKRLPNNVNVSFAYVEGESILLHCDLRGLVFSTGSACYSQELLPSHVIRAIGGSFEDAHGSVRLSLSKWTTEEEIVKAYEIIKDVVEKLREISIYGGKR from the coding sequence ATGGTTATTTATTTAGACAATGCAAACACGACTAAGCCAGATCCAGAGGTAATTAAAGTAATGCTTGAATATTTTGAAAAAAAATATGGAACTCCTGGAGGGGAATTTGGACATGTATTTGACGAAGAATCCAGAGAAGCCGTTGAAAAAGCAAGAGAGATAATAGCGAGGGAAATAAATGCCTCTCCAGAGGAAATTATCTTTGTCTCCGATGAAACTGAAGCGGATAATTTGGCGATAAAAGGTATAGCATGGGCTAAGAGTAAAGGAAAAGTTCTGGCAAGCAAAATTGAGAGAAAAGCGATTCTTAACACAATCAAAAGATTAGGAGAATGGGGCTTCGAAACTTATGAAGTTAGTGTTGATAGAGAGGGTTTTATCAACCTTGATGATCTCCAGGGCAACTTAAAAGATGCAATTCTCCTCGCCACTCACTTAGGAAACTTTGAAATTGGAACTATTCAAGATATCAAAGCAATATCTGAAATAGTCCACGATAAAGGTGCCCTATTCTATTTGGATGCAAACCATGCTTTTGGTAAAGTCAAAATTGATGTCAAAAAGCTGGATGTTGACTTAATGAGCATTACCGCCCACTTAATCCACGGCCCTAAAGGAATTGCCGCACTTTATATAAGGGATGGAGTTAAACTCAAACCTCTTCTCGATGGAGATGTGAGAGAAAGGGGGATAAGACCGGGAATGATCAATGTTCCAGCAATAGCTGGCTTTGGAAAGGCTGTAGAGTTGATAAACTATGATGACGCTAAGAGAATGGCAAAGCTTAGGGATAAGCTAATTGACTTGCTATTAGGTATTCCCGATACAAAGCTCAACGGCCCAAGGGGAGAGAAAAGGCTTCCCAATAATGTAAACGTTTCATTCGCTTACGTTGAAGGAGAGAGCATTTTGCTTCACTGTGATCTAAGAGGGTTAGTGTTCTCAACTGGTTCCGCATGCTATTCGCAAGAACTTTTGCCGAGTCACGTAATTAGAGCCATCGGAGGTTCATTTGAAGATGCTCATGGTTCGGTGAGGCTGAGCTTAAGCAAGTGGACAACTGAAGAGGAGATAGTAAAAGCATATGAGATTATAAAGGATGTCGTTGAAAAACTGAGGGAAATCAGCATTTATGGTGGGAAGAGATGA
- a CDS encoding thioredoxin family protein — protein sequence MDELEMIRRKKMLELMKRMGMVEIKPKGPRVVIEVITSPTCPYCPIALQMAQEIAKKYPGVVVKELSVATPEGRKRAMEHNILGTPTILINNKVEFIGVPPFVEFERKVKEKLSSA from the coding sequence ATGGACGAGCTTGAGATGATTAGAAGAAAAAAGATGCTTGAGCTCATGAAGAGAATGGGGATGGTTGAGATTAAACCAAAAGGGCCAAGAGTTGTTATTGAAGTTATCACATCACCAACATGTCCTTACTGTCCAATAGCACTTCAAATGGCTCAAGAAATTGCTAAGAAATACCCGGGAGTGGTAGTAAAAGAGCTGAGCGTTGCAACTCCAGAAGGAAGAAAAAGGGCAATGGAGCATAACATCTTGGGAACACCAACAATTCTAATAAATAACAAGGTGGAGTTTATTGGAGTTCCTCCATTTGTGGAATTTGAAAGAAAAGTGAAAGAAAAGCTCAGCTCTGCCTGA